From the genome of Glycine soja cultivar W05 chromosome 14, ASM419377v2, whole genome shotgun sequence:
TCCTTGTCCGGGTAGTTTACAAATTCTTCGCTATTTGTTAGTGTTTGGCAGGATGTGGCTAATGCGtgtagaatttttattatttaatcattagaataatttttagTATTCTCTAGTCTCTatataaattacaataattacttTGAATGAGAGTGTTTTCATGATTATTCTTCAACAATAACATTTATAAAAGTTATTCTTCAGTAACAGTatttttaagagtttttcttATACAAgatcattttattatatttttcttaaactcttatttcttttaatctaccctttttttctaaatttaatttcaacatttttaaaagaaatatatttattataagttttatgtatatgaaataaacatttatctATTACATTGTACATGCTAAAATactagtataaaataatattgttatataaattaatatttttttgttttaattataataatgattatttgttatttgaACTTTTGATTTATAAGAATGGTTCATAATGAGTTAGATACTTATTTTGAGCAACATAAAGGCTTTTTGCTCTTATTTAATCTCTATTTACTTATTACATGATTTAATGTGCACAAAGGTGGGGAAACTCTAGTCattgaatttatctttttttatggcATTACTCTTAGAAAGTGAAATATTAGTCtaactcaatcctacaaaaTCGACTTATAAGATAAGGAttgttcccccccccccccccccctcctctCTTATATGCACTTAATAGACCTTGTCACTAGTTGATGTGGGATTACCAATACACATCCCTCACAGCGAGGACTGGACATCTCAAGGGTGAAGTTTATAGGACTGAACATTTGTGGATGCTTCGATAACTGGCTTGTAAGGTAACCCACCTGCTAATCCAAGGTTGCATAACTCGAATTCATGTAAcgacaataaaaacaaaataacaaaggcAACATGGGGAACATTGAAACCAAATCCATGGGAAAACAAAAGCCCTCCAAATATGAACATATAAGAGGATAAATCCTGCCTATcatttacaaaaagaaaaaaacttggaTATGAATGATGgggtaacaaaaagaaaaaaacttggaTATGAATGATGGGGTGAAGTCCCACCAGTAAAATCCAACTAAAGAAGTGCTATGGAAAGCCAACCTACATGCACAATTAAGTATTGCCTTCACTACTAGAAATAATGTTTTAACATTGCCATTGAcatatgtttattaattgtGTAGGATAAACATGTACTAAAGGAATCGATGAAGTCTGTTGATAGGCCGGAACTTGATGACGATCCCATATACCAAATGACATTGATGATCCCGTAACTTTTCCCCAAGCCTATGCAGGTGTTGTGGGGTGTAACTATGTTTGGGGTGTACAATTAAAAtgtccccttgtacataaaacaTGAAGATCTTGGAGGAATAACACACGGTGTTCAATGTCTGAACATCGTTGTTATACAATTGTAGattatgtaaataaatttaaattacaatCCTTTACCTAATTGATTGTCTTAAATTGTTGCATAATTTACTATATTTCAACAATAAGCATATGAATGAGTTAAGTCTGTGATCGAGGAATACCTCTGTGTATGGATTCTTTGAGCCACAGTCCATACAGAGATCTGAGCAATCGCAATTTGAATCTGaggattatattaagaaatagaTGCATAATTCATAGAGAGATGTCTAtctaggagcctacttgaatgggtaagtaaaactgaacaaatcaatttaaataatatatgcattataataacttaatattcTCCAATGCAATGGGCATTGACAATTGGTGGTTATATGTCCTAAGGACAATattgttgtctggttttgttccttgtaCAATAAGTCTAACAACTATTTAAAATGAATGGTTAACAGATCAATTCTAATTTGTAACACATTtactttatcattaatatttgacatcaattttttgaattttataatatacatgcatgtttctcttaaaCAGTACTTTGAAGGGATTCAATGATAATCACGAAAGTAAATCCAAGGCAACTGCTAAATGGATTCCaattaaagtaagtcatttaaacaatgcttGATCTCTtcaaaatgacattttattgCTTTGTACACTAATTTTGGGATAACTTTGAATATcatattgaatttagtgtaataagcaAAGAGGAAACACTGAGTGTGGCTATTACGCCATGCATTGGATGTAGTTGGAAAATGGTAATTGTttacttcaaaactaatttCATTTGTTATAGTTGCTATTATTTACACTGGTTAAATTAAGTCTTATTATATCATGAAGTATTTTACTAATCCAAGACTATTGGAACCAGAAAGAATAAAGATTAGTCGCATTCAATGGAAAAGATGTTTACTAAGAGTTAAAAATGAAGCACTAAGTAGTGTTTAAGAATTTTTGCAAATGTTAGACTTATGTAAATCTTAGGTTATAAATGATATTTATGTATTGAAATTATTGTATTTATgagtatttattaaatattaatttgaatataatatatactaCCTAGATTGATTTGGTTTTGGCCTGGATTGGTTCTCTTTTCAATTTATAGATTTGGgttcatttaataaataaacaaaatattaaaaaaatgaaaaaaaaaaacattagttctccctaaaaccgatgttgtattgTGCTATACAACATCGGTTCTACCAAACAAAAGACATAATTGACATTGGTTcttgaaaaattgatgttgtgtaGCACAATACAACGTCAGTTTTGCccaaaaccaatgttgtaaATACTATACAACATTGATTTTGATAGAGTCAATGTCatttatgcctttttttttttactatttgctACTACTATACCATATTGGTTTTGGGGAGAACAGATGTTGTATAATAgatttcaacatcgatttttataactaatgttaaaaataatttacttttaatgacCGTTATTTCAACATTGGTTCAAAATCAATGTTGAATGTCTAaaataatcaatgttaaaagCACTTTTTCTAATAGTGTTTCTTGGTAAATATGACTAAATAAGGGACATTGACTTAGATTACTCAAGGATATTCATCCATCTATTCCTAATTTGCCAAGGCACACTACTAACATTTTCAAAAGCTTCAATCACCAACATAGAATCACATTCAAGCCAAAGATGCTTCCAACCACGCTGGTGAGCCATCTCAATAGTTGTTACTATCATTTGAGAAggcaataaaattataaaatttgtctTTAATTCTCTTGCACAAAGTGTTATCATTCTCACTTTTTAcatcaaatttaattgtttgtGATCCCCTCAATATTTAGGgagttaatttgatttatttatttttgtagttGATTATAGATTTAACCATACAATTGGtctcttaattataattaaaaattcaattggatttctcaattattaaaaaagttcAATCAACTccttcaattatataaaaacacTTAAATTGGGTccttcaattattaaaaatttcaatcatgttttccaattaattatttaaaaatattacaatcgTATAATTTTCCGTTAACTATGTCGGTTTAattgacaaaaatatatatttttacatcatTTTTTAATACAGTTGatgtaaaacaataaatttttacatcaattttcaATGCAATTAATGTAAAAATGGAATCCTTGTTAAGATCTATCACtgatgtaaataaatatttttacacttgTTGTTAATACAATcgatgtaaaaatatatatttacacaACTTTatgttaatcaaattaatgaagtTGACGAAAATGATAAGATTGTagtgtttttaaataatttgaagaCCTAATTGAACTTTTTGAAAGGGTGGGAGAACTTGTGTGGTAGGGTGTATTacaacaaaattgattttactaTTTAAATCCATGATTTATGGTGCACCACCTATTAAGTGGTCCATCCTAACCTTTGCCCTAGAGGTAATCGTAAACCATGGTATATTTGATCCATGTCAACAAGGGCACAGAATAAAATCTTCTCTTTATGGTGTTTATTAATgcttaaattttatgttttatagggGTATTAGGCTTAACTCAAGTCGTTAGTCAAATTATGATTGTAAGGTACATTTTTCAGTACTAAAATATTCGAAGTTGCTCCAAATATGCAGCATTTGTTCAATCATGTTGCAAGCCAGgaggaaaaaagaataaaagcaaTCGCAAATtactaatatataaaattaaagtcGATTGTCAATAAACTGTAGTATAATGCTTGCAAGAAAAGAATACATACGTCAAAATTTCAAAGTTACAGTAGCAAAATTTGTTTGAAAACTATAGTGGACAAACAATCGAATATAAGCATGTAAAATCTTTGAAAGTATATTACACGCAAGGTTATAGATGAGGATAGTTTAGACTTAAGTTGAAGCTCTAATTGACTTCGTAATATGGTTTTGATGCATAactctttaaaagaaaaaaaatcagctTAATTAAGTACTATATTCGTTCAACTTTTAAATCTGTTGACGTAAATGATTGATTTCCTTGCTTAATCATTTGGTTCATAGAAAAGAGATCACAACCGGGCACAGAGAAAACACCATATCTATCTAAATTTCAAACTGATCATGAAAGTCGAAATCATGAAACAAAGACAAATCGATCGAGGCCCACCCctcctttcattattttttttaattaattattttctgaattttgaTCGTATCTactcttaaaatttaataaatcttgctcaaaattatttcatttttttttctaaatataaaagggagagagagagagatcatATACTAGCTGTTTTATAGTTTTATCTCCTAATGGTGtcactcctttatttatttgctTATTGCGTAGCCTATGTAACACCATCCAACGTAGAACGTTCGTACTTCATATTTTTTACGACTTATTTCAATGATAATTAACCgtaacataaaattataaattgtcaaaaattttataaatacaaaaaatcagCCCATTAGATAATTGCATACAAATTCATATAAATAGAATTCTAAATTTCAGGATATAGAATGCGTGAGTAAAACAAAAAGGATATAGAACGCGTGAAATTACTTTTATATGAAAGTTTAGATGTTATTAAATGTTGTTGCATTTTACACACAAAAATTTATGACAATAATCTATTGACTGATTAACCGTTCCAGCTCGTGTACATTTGATCAAGAAATGATTGCCATGCAATAAACATCCAAACATTGTTATTTTAAGTAATATGGAATATAAAACCAATTCTGTGGGCTTGGGATAGGGATCCCAAATTCTCTACAGCGGCCACACGCAAAGTAGGAGAATGGAGATTATAAGCAACAATAATATTAGTCATAtctgatatatttttatatattttttattttgggttaattttttaaaaattataaatttttgtgtgttcacttcttgtttaataaaattttaaatttacttataattttataatttttaataaatttaaatcaaactaaCATATCATTAATTTGAATGAAACTTGAATTTAATATCCTTAAGTAGTGGTgtttaaattcaaatcaatttaaaataaaagtaaaataaccattaaaaataaaaaattaaaccaaatcgATATATTTTGGATTTGTACTCAAAATGGTCTACAAGATTTGATTTGTGATTTATGACTTTCAAATCAATCCAAACTGAACCACCATggtacttatattattttaattaatgttatgcATTTTATAAAGTGTATACTACTTCCATTTTCCAATATTGTATAATATTATATGTATGACACTTATATAGTATATTTCACTTTTTTAGACGATTTTTTTTAGGATACATTTGGTTTAAGAtggaaatttaaaagaattgtatcataaaatatttaatatattaattagttttgtaGATAGTTATTAGACaaagttttaatataatttgatataaaagataaaaagaaagtaaaaaaataataattaaatgaatattttactaaaaaccgTATAAATCGAATCAAATCAATTCGTAaaagattgatttgatttgattcaaatttaaaaataaattaagatcaAACCAAATTAAATCGTAGGTAATTTTAAGTTtggttcaaataattttttaataaaaatattgaaccaCTCTTATTTTTAAGCAAGATCTCGCGTTTAAATctgtgaataaaaaatatgattaagatAAGAgatcttattaaaaatatcccATTAGATCttctgataaaaattaattatcaataaaaatgaTAGATATTGCATactaatgttaatattttttatctatagaaattaaaaagaaaatttacaaCATTCATACAGTGCTGAATCAATTGAACTAAATTTCATTTGTAATGTAATACTTGCTAGTATTCTTCAACGAGAATTAGAATTTTgctatttttaactaattcttATTAGTTGAGATCTTTGCCTTCAAATTTTATACTTCTCTTATATATACGtacgtatttatttatttattctatgaGGATTTACTTAGCCATTGGGTTAATGGACTGAAATGATTGATCAAATGGACTATTacgtataaatataattaaggcTACCACCGTAACCTAAATTGATCAAATGGActattatttgtttgtattcTACTGGTACTGCTCGTACCAACATCAATATATATTCACTTTGCctattaagaaaaagaaaatgtcacTATTTCTTTTGTAGACTAGCTTGTCTGTTACATATCAATGGCATGTTCTTAGATTCTTCACAGGatgataaaaacttaaaaatgacTTATTAATTACTTGAGTGGCGTTTTCACaagtgtttttatatataattgatatgatccctttttttcttcaaagaaaaataaatacataagcATATATACATATTATCACAATGGTAATAATATCTTCATAACCTTACACTTTTTAAATGCACTTCCTCAACCTGGACAATACATTATTGAAACTCCCTAACCATGGTCGACTTCTATATGACAATGAGAATTCTCAACAACCTTGCTATTCAGAAGGAACCCTTCATCAAGGGACAATTAAGcatcaactttttttataaaaaaaattgttggacaAGCTTCAACTTTAATGAGTTACGAAAATTTGAGTTCATAGGTATCGCAATTTGGACAGGCTGTCTCCTACTGCATAGTAACGTGCTGAATCTGCTGATATGTTTAATTACCACAAACGATTCTTATTCATGGCAGAAGAACCATTTCTTGTATCATGTACATATAATCTACTAGGTTGCAATTTCAAATATCTAGCTACTTGCAAGCTGTGAATCAGTGCATGTATTGCGGTAGCTAGATTAATTGTTAGGCTTATAGGTTACTAACATAGAAGCTACTAGTTAAAAAACATGTACGTGGACCTTGTGTTATAAATGGATATACATGCATAATCACCAATAAAAGCCGCTATAGTATTAGTATTACATAGcgacaataacaacaataatgaattttatccaAAGTATAACTATGTGGAGCATGATCAAGTAATAGAGCCAAAACTGGAAGAATGACGAATAGGGAATCCCTACATACAAACAATTTCCATATAGGGAACAGGTCAGTAGTGTGTAGAAGACAGGATAAGTCAAAAGGGGAAGCAAATATTTGCATATTCGTAAAGTAgctaaaaatcaaatacataagCCAAAGAAGTTCCGTTAAAAAAATAGTACGTGGTTGCATTCACACTGCTATTATTGTATTCATGTACGTAAATATATTGTTATAGACATACATAAATGTCTACAATTGCCAGGTGTGGGTAAGAATAGAGGTTCTACACTTCTATATGCTATTAGAAAATGAAAGTTAAATAGATACATagtgtaatttattattttactagtaGACAAGTTGTATTAACTATTAAGTGTACATATTGGACAGGAAATTAGAGCCGTGGAgcagaaaagaacaaaaaaagatCACCAACCAATTTGAATTTATGAGCTAAGGCAAAGTTTGGAAGCATTTGGGGAGTGGGACCCAACTCTGAAATCTTCTTCAAGGAGGGAAATAGAGAGCGATGCAGGGttggttttttttgttgaactttTTAACATGCTAAGAACCTGAGAAGGTTTTATGATGTTAACTCCCATTCTTTTTGGTTTCAAGACAGAATACAGATCTGAGGGTCAAAGTTTGCCAAAAAttcctattaaatattttatgtggTTCTGGTTGTAGAAATTTCGGTGAAAAAGACATAAATGGCACCCTCTATTTGCGGGGGGAAgatctagagagagagagatgtgtAATGTGAAAAGCAGATTCCATTTTGGTCTTAGGGTATTATAGGTgtaaatgatatatattataatacgTGTACTATAATGCATATAATAAGCAATTTGCAAGAAGCTTTTCTATGTACCCTTATAAATATGCGCAACTTAGTACTCTATTTTCTCAAGGTAGTATTTCCTAAACAATTAGCAGCAATCTCACAACAGAGAAAGCGAtcgagagagaaaaagagagagaaatggaGCTTCATGACCATGATTTCTTGGAGGAATTAATGTCTCTAAGAAGAGAAACATGGGATACAAATCCATGTTCACAAGAAAACCAGCTTTTCTCTAATGGCTGGAGTtttgattgttttgatcaaAACTATCATCAAGCTTTTCCTCCAAACTCTTTCTCTTGCCAACAAGTTCCTCAAAGTTACAACCACGACTACACCTACAATGAAATCTATAGTTCCTTACTTCACGAATTCTCTGCACCACAAGTTATAGATTCATCATCCTATAACACCCTTGATAGTACTCCACATAATACCCCTCCTTTTCTTGCTCAAGAAGATTATCCATTGTCCATGATGGAAGAAGAAGATCCGGGTTTTCTCGGGGAAGAGCTTCAATGCTTGGACCTTCAAACCACATGCAAAATGGAGTCAAGCCATTCCCCTGAAATGCCTATTTTCAACACAACTTCATCATGTGTGGAGAGAAAGAATAGAGCAAAGAAGCTTCAGGGGCAGCCTTCAAAGAACCTAATGGCagagaggagaagaagaaagagattaAATGACAGGCTCTCCATGCTAAGATCAATTGTGCCTAAGATAAGTAAGGTATGAAG
Proteins encoded in this window:
- the LOC114383630 gene encoding transcription factor bHLH61-like, whose amino-acid sequence is MELHDHDFLEELMSLRRETWDTNPCSQENQLFSNGWSFDCFDQNYHQAFPPNSFSCQQVPQSYNHDYTYNEIYSSLLHEFSAPQVIDSSSYNTLDSTPHNTPPFLAQEDYPLSMMEEEDPGFLGEELQCLDLQTTCKMESSHSPEMPIFNTTSSCVERKNRAKKLQGQPSKNLMAERRRRKRLNDRLSMLRSIVPKISKMDRTAILGDTIDYMKELLEKINNLKQEIEVDSNMASIFKDVKPNEIIVRNSPKFDVERRNVTTRVEICCAGKPGLLLSTVNTLETLGLEIQQCVISCFNDFTVQASCSEELQQKTILSSEDIKQALFRSAGYGGRCL